One bacterium genomic window, ATGGAATGGGTGGTGGCGACGACGCGGTCGCGCCGAGTATTCCCACGGGAGAGAATAAATACGTATCTAACGTGAGTATTACGTATGAGATAAGATAGCGACATTTGGAATAAGACCTTAAACGCGGAAAAGGCAAAGTCAAGGCCCGTTTGCGCAAAGCGCAAACGGGCCTTGACTTTTTGCGTTTAGAGAGTAGTATTAAATTATAAGCAACCCCGGGAGGGGTTTTTTGATAGAAGGAGCAGGTTTTAAGACAGTTTCTAAACATTCATGAGAATAATAAATTACATTCGAGAAACCAGACAGGAACTGCGTCATGTAGCGTGGCCTACCAGAAAACAGGCAACATCTTTTACCGTAGTCGTTATAATTCTTTCTGTGGCCACCGCGCTTTACTTGGGATTCTTTGATTATGTATTTACGACACTGCTTCAAAAAATGATTTAAAGATATTAATAGCTGTTACTTATGTCCAAACAAAAACTGCAGGGAGATAAAAACTGGTACGCCATACACACTTATGCCGGTTATGAAAAGGCGGTGGCCAGAAACTTGAAGCAAAGAATAGAGTCACTCGGCATGGAGGACAAGATTTTTGACGTGGTCGTTCCGACTGAAAAAAAGATAAAAATAAAAGGAGGCAAAAGAGTTGAAGAGGAAGAAAAAATATACCCCGGATATGTATTGGTAAACATGGTAGTGACCGACGATTCGTGGTTTGTCGTGCGAAACACTCCGCGTGTTACAGGTTTTGTCGGCTCCGGAATTTATCCCGTGCCTCTTGATAAAAAAGAAATGGAATATTTGTTCGGCAGAATGCAGGTGGAGACAGCCAAACATGCCATAGAGTTGGAAAAAGGCGAGCCGGTTGTAATAACAGACGGACCATTTAAAGAGCTGGAGGGTAAAGTGGCGGAAGTGGATGAGGCCCGTGGCAAAGTCAAAGTGCTGGTCTCAATGTTTGGAAGAGAGACGCCGGTGGAGTTGGATTTTTTACAGGTTAAGAAAATATAGCACGACGCGAATAATACGAATGACCGAGCGAATGACACGAATAAAATAAGACCCGTTTTATTTTATTCGTGTCATTCGAGTCTTTTATTCGTAAATTCGTGTCGAGATAATTATGGCAAAAATACCAGTTAAACAATTAAAACTTACAATTATGGGCGGAGCGGCAAACCCGGCTCCTCC contains:
- the secE gene encoding preprotein translocase subunit SecE, giving the protein MRIINYIRETRQELRHVAWPTRKQATSFTVVVIILSVATALYLGFFDYVFTTLLQKMI
- the nusG gene encoding transcription termination/antitermination protein NusG, whose translation is MSKQKLQGDKNWYAIHTYAGYEKAVARNLKQRIESLGMEDKIFDVVVPTEKKIKIKGGKRVEEEEKIYPGYVLVNMVVTDDSWFVVRNTPRVTGFVGSGIYPVPLDKKEMEYLFGRMQVETAKHAIELEKGEPVVITDGPFKELEGKVAEVDEARGKVKVLVSMFGRETPVELDFLQVKKI